The region TAATATGGGTTAATGGTGTTGCATGGATAGATGATGACTGATAAAAGCTTATTAcattaatttaattactcACTAATTTATCGAATAGATAGCATTAAAAGATTCCAGGTTTCAACAGCCCTAACTCCGCACCAACTTGACCAACTCCAGCTCGCGACCAGGAAAGAACCTGAGCCACTGCGGCATTTTCATGCCACTGAACAGCTCAATACAGCGATCGAGGCGGTGCACAAGTTGAGTCTTGTGCAAAGAGTGGTTCAGATAATGGCGCAGCCGCGGTGGTTGGACCAGAAAATCCGCGCGGGCCGCGAGTGATTTACTGCAGCCACTCGGGCTTCACTATCGCCAGCTCTTTCAACCACGCGAGATCCCGCACAATCGAGATTGCCATAGCTCCTCGCATCATGCAGGTCTATAAGAGGCATGGCAGGGCACGAGCTTCGCATTGCAGCTCTATATTGTTCTCTAATTTGTTTAATTTGTTTCTTTCAACCTATACTATGGAGCACGACAAGCACGACAGGATCACGATTGTCGACGAGGGCGTCCCTCGTGAGGAAATGCGGTCTCTGTCCCGTCGCAACTCATCTCTTTCTATTGGCAGCGCCCCGGGGAGAGTTGTCGCTCCGGAGAATTTGCTGCCTATTACATACCGCACGCTGTAAGGAGTATAAGACACCTTGCGTGACGCCTTCTGATATACTCTGCAGTTCATTCAAAGTCGACGACACGTCTGGGAAAGACGCCAAGGACTCTAATAAACAGGAACAAGAACAAATAAAAGGTCGGTTTCTTATCTCGTTTAATCATACCATTCCTGACAGTATAGGGTTGGCGGAACTCGACTACCACCTCCTCTCCGTCGACGAGCTGCATAAACGATTCACAACCTCCCCCCAAGGCCTGCAAAACGAACAGCTCAACCGACTCGTCGCCAAATACGGCAAAAACCAGCCCTCGCCGCCCCCGTCAAGATGGTTCCGGACCTTGATGGGCTACATGTTCGGCGGCTTCGgcagcatccttctcggcggcggcataCTGGTCTTCATCGCGTGGAAACCGCTTGGACACCCTCCAGCACAGGCAAACCTGGCCTTGGCTATTGTCCTCGTCGCGGTCTGGGTCCTCCAGGCTGCGTTCAACGGCTGGCAGGATTGGTCGTCGTCGCAGGTAATGGCGTCGATTACGACCATGCTGCCGGGCCAGTGTGTTGCCGTTCGGAATGGGAACCCGACGGATCTGAGTGCGGTTGATCTGGTGCCTGGGGATCTGATCCAGATTAAGCAGGGGAATAAATTGCCGGCGGATGTGCGCCTGATTCAGGCTTCTGCTGATGTTAAATTTGATCGGTCTATCTTGACTGGTGAGTATGCGCTGTCTTGTGCTTTGCTTTGCTGGATGTATTGCTGACTGTCCAGGCGAGTCggagcctgttcctgggtcTGTGGACTCAACAAACAAAAACTTCCTTGAAACGAATAACATCGGTCTGCAGGGTACATACTGTGTATCAGGAGCTGCATTGggcatcgtcgtcggaaCAGGAGACCAGACGGTGTTTGGCCGAATCGCCAGCCTATCCCACGGACGCCGAACAGAGCTTACGCCCATGCAGAAGGAGATCCTGCGATTCGTCTTGATAATTGCCTCCTTTATCATCACATTCGTGGTCATCATTATTATCATCTGGTACGTGTGTCGGTTCATAGAGAGAGACTCGCTGACATCGTCTAGGGCTGGGTACCTACGCAGAGACCATCCCGACTTCATCGACGTCCCAACCCTCATTGTCAGCTGTGTGAGTGTTGGTATAGCTTTTATACCGGAGGGCCTCCCAATCGCCATTTCCATGGGCCTTACTATTGCCGCTGGGATTATGAAAAAGAATAAGATCCTCTGCAAGTCTCTTGCGACAGTGGAAACCCTCGGCGCTGTCTCGGTGATCTGCTCAGACAAGACAGGAACCCTGACCAAGGTCTCTTCCCACACCCTTAAACTTTAGGAGAAATACCACTAACAACCCGCAGAACGAAATGTTCGTCACAGACTGCTTCTCCGGAAACGAGGAGTACACCTCCGACGAAGCCAAAGAGCGCATGGCCCAAGGAATCCCCAACAAATCCATAAGTCTGGTCCGCTCCGTCGGAGGGCTCTGCAACGCGGCTGAATTCGATGCAAGCACTCTGGACCGTCCTCTGCACGCCGTAAAGGTCTTCGGAGACCCTACTGACCAGGCTATCCTGCGGCTTTCGCAGTCGCTTGGACCGGTTAATAACCTGCGTTCGCGGTGGAAGAAGACGTTTGAGATTCCGTTCAACAGCAAGAATAAGTTCATGGTTAGGGTTATGAAGTCGGTGGACCAGGACAGCGCGTGAGTATGCCTTTCTCGTACATATGGTGAGTACAGGCTGAGTTGTGAATAGGTACCTCTTCATCAAAGGTGCTCCGGATATGCTTCTTTCGAAATGCGCATACGCGATTAACAGAAAtggcgaggcggaggtcCTATCCCAGAGCGACCGCAGCAAGATCGAAGCTGTTAAAGACCACTGGTCGGCAAAGGGGAAGCGTGTTATTCTCATGGCCCAGAAGCTGCTTTCGAGTGACGCGGCGAATGCAGCTTGCGATGAGAAGGCGGTTCTTGAGTCGGCTGTGGACGGTCTTACCCTTGTAGGGTTGGTTGGACTTATTGATCCTCCGGTAGGATTGGTCTTGCTTTTTATATGTATATGGGCTAATGGGCGTAGAGAGACGAGATCCCGTCTGTGGTTAACACGCTCCGCGGGGCTTCTATTCGGATTATGATGGTCAGTCTAAGAATAAGTACACATGCCGCTTTGCTAATAGTTGTCAGGTTACCGGAGACTACAAGCTCACTGCTCAAGCAATTGCAATCGCGTGCGGCATTATCAGAACGCATCCTGATCTGGTCGACGATATCAAGTCTTTGGACCACTACGATGAAACAGCCATCAAGCAGCCCGGTGCAACAACCGCCATTGTCATCAGTGGCCCCGAGCTGGCTGATCTCTCTGACAACGACTGGGATAGAATCTGTGGTTATGACGAAATCGTCTTTGCGCGAACGACGCCCGAGCAGAAGCTTCGCATTGTCAAGGAGTTCCAGGCTAGGGATAATATCGTCGCCATGACAGGTGACGGCGTCAATGATGCCCCGTCTCTGAAGGCAGcagatgttggtgttgctcTGGGCAGTGGGTCTGATGTGGCGATTGAGGCTGCTGATATTGTCCTTCTTGATTCGTTCTCTGCCATCGTTGAGGCTGTCAAGTATGGGAGACTCGTTTACGGTATGTCTTTCGTTGTTGTTACGCGGGTTGTGCTGATTCAATGCAGATAACCTGAAGAAGACTGTCATCTACCTCCTTCCTGCTGGCAGCTTCAGTGAACTATGTATGTTACCACTATGTCCAGCCTCGACATAACTAACAAACTAGGGCCGGTCATAACGAACGTGGTATTGGGCGTCCCGCAAATCCTGTCTTCGTTCCTCATGATCATCATCTGGTGCGTCCCCATCCATATGTTACCACCTGGGAAAGCGTCATTGTTAATAGAAGCAGTTGTCTAACCGACTGCGCCGGCGCAATAACCCTCGCTTTCGAAAAGCCAGAATCTGATCTGCTTCTCCGACCCCCCCGAAACCCCAAGAAGGACCGTCTCGTCGACGCAAAGCTCCTCGGCCACGCATACTTCTTCATCGGATTATACGAGTGCTTCATGTCCTACGCCATGGCATTCTGGTACATGCAGGTAGGAACCATACAGCCCGCAAACAAAGAACAGAACTGACAATACAACCCATGCAATATAGAGAAAAGGAATCCCATTCAGCGCCATGGTCCTCCGGTACGGCTCCATGGATCCGCAATACGACCCAGACTACGTGACCCAAGTCGCGAATGAGGCGTCCTCGATCTACTTTGTCAATCTGGTGTTTATGCAATTCTTCAATTTGCTCGCCGTTAGGACCCGCCGGTTGAGTATC is a window of Aspergillus puulaauensis MK2 DNA, chromosome 4, nearly complete sequence DNA encoding:
- a CDS encoding cation-translocating P-type ATPase (COG:P;~EggNog:ENOG410PGCP;~InterPro:IPR006068,IPR018303,IPR023298,IPR023299, IPR001757,IPR004014,IPR036412,IPR008250,IPR023214;~PFAM:PF00689,PF13246,PF00122,PF00690,PF00702;~TransMembrane:10 (i132-155o167-186i326-351o363-396i814-834o840-863i888-912o947-964i985-1004o1016-1034i);~go_component: GO:0016021 - integral component of membrane [Evidence IEA];~go_function: GO:0000166 - nucleotide binding [Evidence IEA]); translation: MEHDKHDRITIVDEGVPREEMRSLSRRNSSLSIGSAPGRVVAPENLLPITYRTLSFKVDDTSGKDAKDSNKQEQEQIKGLAELDYHLLSVDELHKRFTTSPQGLQNEQLNRLVAKYGKNQPSPPPSRWFRTLMGYMFGGFGSILLGGGILVFIAWKPLGHPPAQANLALAIVLVAVWVLQAAFNGWQDWSSSQVMASITTMLPGQCVAVRNGNPTDLSAVDLVPGDLIQIKQGNKLPADVRLIQASADVKFDRSILTGESEPVPGSVDSTNKNFLETNNIGLQGTYCVSGAALGIVVGTGDQTVFGRIASLSHGRRTELTPMQKEILRFVLIIASFIITFVVIIIIIWAGYLRRDHPDFIDVPTLIVSCVSVGIAFIPEGLPIAISMGLTIAAGIMKKNKILCKSLATVETLGAVSVICSDKTGTLTKNEMFVTDCFSGNEEYTSDEAKERMAQGIPNKSISLVRSVGGLCNAAEFDASTLDRPLHAVKVFGDPTDQAILRLSQSLGPVNNLRSRWKKTFEIPFNSKNKFMVRVMKSVDQDSAYLFIKGAPDMLLSKCAYAINRNGEAEVLSQSDRSKIEAVKDHWSAKGKRVILMAQKLLSSDAANAACDEKAVLESAVDGLTLVGLVGLIDPPRDEIPSVVNTLRGASIRIMMVTGDYKLTAQAIAIACGIIRTHPDLVDDIKSLDHYDETAIKQPGATTAIVISGPELADLSDNDWDRICGYDEIVFARTTPEQKLRIVKEFQARDNIVAMTGDGVNDAPSLKAADVGVALGSGSDVAIEAADIVLLDSFSAIVEAVKYGRLVYDNLKKTVIYLLPAGSFSELWPVITNVVLGVPQILSSFLMIIICCLTDCAGAITLAFEKPESDLLLRPPRNPKKDRLVDAKLLGHAYFFIGLYECFMSYAMAFWYMQRKGIPFSAMVLRYGSMDPQYDPDYVTQVANEASSIYFVNLVFMQFFNLLAVRTRRLSIFQQPPILKRETQNLLLFPAMGFALCVVFIFLYIPALHDSIDTTTVPVEHFFLPIAFGLGLLFLDEVRKYSVRRWPKGVLAKIAW